Proteins from a genomic interval of Candidatus Babela massiliensis:
- a CDS encoding ankyrin repeat domain-containing protein, translated as MNKIKHLYIILLSILFMNNIISMENQDYMVTEQESQLLSLPAELMIAIINETVIQQVKETINKWNDIFQQPKKINLQEIALVSQQFKDVLNVASKSPSLKNYLNQLIKELKSKRFDELFENLKIKSIEEYKVQGLSTEDLNRAFINILNKDPKSKEYFKVTVKLILAGVDVNSKSQYGGNTALMKASYGGYKEVVEILIKSGASINTKNNNGFTALMRASINDHKDIVQILIDKGASINTKNEYGFTALMLASSNGHKDIVELLIDKGADIDAKSTFNNDTALMVASKKGHKDIVKILINEGANVNSKDYEGNTALMIASEKGYKDIVEILKEAGSK; from the coding sequence ATGAATAAAATAAAACATCTATATATAATATTGTTATCAATTCTATTTATGAATAATATAATCTCAATGGAAAATCAAGATTATATGGTAACTGAACAAGAGTCTCAATTATTAAGTCTACCTGCAGAACTTATGATAGCTATTATCAATGAAACTGTGATACAACAAGTTAAAGAAACTATTAATAAGTGGAATGATATATTTCAACAACCAAAGAAAATCAATTTACAAGAAATAGCTCTTGTATCTCAACAATTTAAAGATGTATTGAATGTTGCTTCAAAATCACCATCTTTAAAAAATTATTTAAATCAATTAATAAAAGAGTTAAAATCAAAACGTTTTGATGAACTCTTTGAAAATTTAAAAATTAAATCTATTGAAGAATATAAAGTCCAAGGTTTATCAACTGAAGATCTCAATAGAGCCTTTATTAATATATTAAATAAAGATCCTAAATCTAAAGAATATTTCAAAGTAACAGTTAAATTAATATTAGCAGGTGTTGATGTTAATTCTAAAAGTCAATATGGTGGCAATACAGCTTTAATGAAGGCTTCTTATGGGGGATATAAAGAGGTAGTAGAAATATTAATAAAATCAGGCGCTAGTATTAATACTAAAAATAACAATGGCTTTACAGCTTTAATGCGGGCATCTATAAATGATCATAAAGATATAGTTCAAATATTAATAGATAAAGGTGCTAGTATTAATACTAAAAATGAATACGGCTTTACGGCTTTAATGCTTGCATCTAGCAATGGACATAAAGATATAGTAGAGCTATTAATAGATAAAGGTGCTGATATTGATGCTAAAAGTACGTTTAATAATGATACAGCTTTAATGGTAGCATCTAAAAAAGGTCATAAAGATATAGTAAAAATATTAATAAATGAAGGTGCTAATGTTAATTCTAAAGATTATGAAGGCAATACAGCTTTAATGATAGCATCTGAAAAAGGTTATAAAGATATAGTTGAGATATTAAAAGAAGCAGGATCTAAATAA
- a CDS encoding RNA ligase family protein → MQYPKIQTLWKRHLNGPHRGKIIEGSYSEKEFENIVHWSISEKIDGTNVRINYDPISNQITFKGKSDDSKLPPILEEYLRSHFTLELMQSAFANQDHITLYGEGFGGNIQAAGPFYKKEAGFILFDAKVGQVWLERDAIEKLATKLQIPSAPELGVMTKEEVINFVKSKPKSIVSQQPYQMEGIIARSKPLIFHPDGHPIMWKLKVRDFDV, encoded by the coding sequence ATGCAATATCCCAAAATACAAACCTTATGGAAGCGCCATCTTAATGGTCCGCATAGGGGTAAAATTATAGAAGGTTCTTACTCTGAAAAAGAGTTTGAAAATATAGTCCATTGGAGTATCAGTGAAAAAATTGACGGCACTAATGTTCGCATAAATTATGATCCAATTAGTAATCAGATTACATTTAAAGGTAAAAGTGATGATTCAAAACTTCCGCCTATTCTTGAGGAATATCTTCGTTCACATTTTACTCTTGAACTTATGCAATCAGCATTTGCTAATCAAGACCATATAACACTATATGGCGAAGGATTCGGCGGTAATATACAAGCTGCAGGACCCTTTTATAAAAAAGAAGCAGGTTTCATACTCTTTGATGCAAAAGTAGGCCAAGTGTGGTTAGAAAGAGATGCTATTGAAAAACTTGCAACTAAACTTCAAATACCTTCAGCTCCAGAGTTAGGAGTAATGACTAAAGAGGAAGTAATTAATTTTGTTAAATCTAAACCAAAGAGCATCGTGTCCCAGCAGCCTTATCAAATGGAAGGCATTATTGCTAGATCAAAGCCATTAATATTCCATCCGGATGGACATCCTATAATGTGGAAACTTAAAGTACGCGATTTTGACGTTTAA
- a CDS encoding ankyrin repeat domain-containing protein — MKKDKNLSKLVNELEISLYKSVELKVKNSNIFYAIKDAKDFLNKKESDKNLQLLKNMFLELNLPQEIAKVHFAPEESKLEREELDMHLRCILLNFYINANEDIEKKVAKLIIAKANPNLRMIVNQEIITPLILIAKTNKFMNLINLLIDYGADINFVNNLKYSALKYAIQFGNEYIARIFVLRGAKFNNIYFNQQKDSPLIYSIKINAKDLVHLFIEHNIDIDYQNSYGWTALMHAVYYNNIELAYLLIKHKADINIQDKEGDSAIFWALRNINIEMLKILIKHNAKTNAVNKLNYTPLMLACLMNDSEIIKLLLRYPNNINLQNLHGETALMFACRNCNKSIVQMLLNLGANIYFKDNFENTALSFAQNRGCNDIVEIILNQVTKTN, encoded by the coding sequence ATGAAAAAAGATAAAAATTTAAGTAAATTAGTAAATGAATTAGAAATTAGTCTTTATAAATCAGTAGAGTTAAAAGTAAAAAATAGTAATATATTTTATGCCATTAAAGATGCAAAAGATTTTCTTAATAAAAAAGAAAGTGATAAAAATTTACAATTATTAAAGAATATGTTTCTTGAATTAAACTTACCCCAAGAAATAGCTAAAGTTCATTTTGCTCCTGAAGAATCTAAGTTAGAAAGAGAAGAATTAGATATGCATCTAAGATGTATTTTGTTAAATTTCTATATAAATGCTAATGAAGATATAGAAAAAAAAGTAGCAAAGTTAATAATAGCAAAGGCTAATCCTAATTTGCGTATGATAGTAAATCAGGAGATTATAACTCCATTAATATTAATTGCTAAGACTAATAAATTTATGAACTTAATAAATTTGTTAATAGATTATGGTGCAGATATAAATTTTGTAAATAACCTTAAATATAGTGCTCTGAAATATGCTATTCAATTTGGAAATGAATATATAGCAAGAATTTTTGTACTACGAGGAGCAAAATTTAATAACATATACTTTAATCAACAGAAAGACTCTCCTCTAATTTACTCTATAAAAATAAATGCTAAAGATCTTGTACATTTATTTATTGAACATAATATCGATATAGATTATCAAAATTCTTATGGGTGGACAGCTTTGATGCATGCTGTTTACTATAATAATATAGAATTAGCATATTTATTAATTAAACATAAAGCAGATATAAATATTCAAGATAAAGAAGGAGATAGTGCGATCTTTTGGGCTTTACGTAATATCAATATTGAGATGCTTAAAATTTTAATTAAGCATAATGCTAAAACTAATGCTGTAAATAAGTTAAATTATACTCCATTGATGCTTGCTTGTTTAATGAACGATAGTGAGATAATCAAATTACTACTTCGGTATCCAAATAACATTAATCTTCAGAATTTACATGGAGAAACAGCCTTAATGTTTGCTTGTAGAAATTGTAATAAAAGTATAGTTCAAATGTTATTAAATTTAGGTGCTAACATTTATTTTAAAGATAATTTTGAAAATACGGCTTTATCTTTTGCTCAAAATCGTGGATGTAATGATATAGTTGAGATTATTCTTAATCAAGTTACAAAAACTAACTAA
- a CDS encoding ankyrin repeat domain-containing protein yields MKNTKIFRLSLLLSLCIATFCINSCQKDLQDLPDELKLHILAQNLKTTILNNDIFNPFKDIKIYLNLIFKINRTFRTLIPDLISKSKKIAIEHFTQDIDIKDEDDLKNQLLDILSFDLSKDKEELKDQELKAAKLIILALKLNLKINNEHIIFYLIRKNKDNYNLINLLKVILIYSTNIETINNKGQHPLIMAVHKGQKETIELLLNYGVDINLQDKQGNNSLIILLKNVFLDKNLVKEIAEIFIKNGINVNLKNNLGENALTIACKRGLLEIVKLLINNNADMYSLDPWGTSPLGSAIKHNRIDVAKFLIAHNKKSLKDSDYLHIAVENDRKDMVELLLDSTDININSHYNNRSALITACQNDFYNLAQFLCEKGANVNDRIYGFGFDTLLMIVVNAGNYRMVKLLIDFHVSINDQNLHGDTALIEATRIGNYNIIKLLLDSGANTRIKNNEKLTAELIAREYSDDNHKKIAQLLKDNASWICLLS; encoded by the coding sequence ATGAAAAATACGAAAATTTTTAGATTATCTTTATTACTATCTCTTTGCATAGCAACTTTTTGCATAAATTCTTGTCAAAAGGACTTACAAGATCTACCTGATGAGTTAAAATTACACATTCTTGCTCAAAATTTGAAAACAACAATATTGAATAATGATATTTTTAATCCATTTAAAGATATTAAAATTTATTTAAATTTAATATTTAAAATAAATAGAACATTTAGAACTTTAATTCCTGATTTAATATCAAAATCTAAAAAGATAGCTATAGAACATTTTACTCAAGATATAGATATTAAGGATGAAGATGATTTAAAGAACCAATTACTTGATATATTATCTTTTGATTTATCAAAAGATAAAGAGGAGTTGAAAGATCAAGAACTAAAGGCTGCTAAATTGATAATTTTAGCTTTAAAGTTAAATTTGAAGATTAATAATGAACATATTATATTCTATTTAATACGGAAAAATAAGGATAATTATAATCTTATAAATCTTTTAAAAGTTATATTAATTTATAGCACTAATATTGAAACTATAAATAATAAAGGGCAACACCCTTTAATTATGGCTGTTCATAAAGGACAAAAGGAGACCATAGAATTATTATTGAACTATGGTGTAGATATTAATTTACAGGATAAACAAGGCAATAATTCTTTGATCATTTTGTTGAAGAATGTATTTTTAGATAAGAACTTAGTAAAAGAAATAGCTGAAATATTTATCAAAAATGGTATAAACGTTAATTTAAAAAATAACTTGGGAGAAAATGCTTTAACAATAGCATGTAAAAGAGGACTGTTGGAAATAGTAAAATTGCTAATTAATAATAATGCAGATATGTATAGCCTTGATCCATGGGGAACTTCTCCATTGGGAAGTGCCATTAAACATAATAGGATTGATGTGGCAAAATTTCTCATCGCTCATAATAAGAAATCTTTAAAAGACTCTGACTATTTACATATTGCTGTTGAAAACGATAGAAAAGACATGGTAGAATTATTACTAGATTCTACTGATATAAATATTAATTCACACTATAATAACCGTAGCGCTCTAATAACAGCTTGCCAAAATGATTTCTACAATCTTGCTCAATTTTTATGCGAAAAAGGAGCAAATGTAAATGATAGAATCTATGGTTTTGGTTTTGATACACTATTAATGATAGTTGTTAATGCTGGCAATTACCGTATGGTTAAACTACTTATTGATTTTCATGTAAGTATTAATGATCAAAATTTGCATGGAGATACTGCTTTAATTGAAGCAACAAGAATAGGAAATTACAATATAATTAAGTTATTGTTAGATTCTGGTGCTAATACTAGAATAAAGAATAATGAAAAATTGACAGCAGAGTTGATAGCCAGGGAATATTCGGATGATAATCATAAAAAAATTGCTCAATTGTTAAAGGATAATGCAAGCTGGATTTGTTTATTATCTTAA
- a CDS encoding ankyrin repeat domain-containing protein has protein sequence MNKIKHLYIILLSVLFINNNFVSMGKPNYIATEQESQLLSLPAELMTNIVNETVVQQLKETINEWNDIFQDPKINLQNIALVSLQFKDVLNVALKLPSLKNYLNQLVKDLKSKRFDELFEDLRHQSIEQYKGLPKDKLNQALTKILNKAAISKEGFKVVMQLILAGANVNTTDNSGNTALMEASKKDYKDIVEMLIKTGANVNATANDGNTALMWASKNGYKDVLEILINAGADVNAKTIYGFTALIWSSRNGHKDIVEMLIKAGANVNAKTIYGNTALIEASKNGHKDIVKILIKEC, from the coding sequence ATGAATAAAATAAAACATCTATATATAATATTATTATCAGTTCTATTTATAAATAATAATTTTGTCTCCATGGGTAAACCAAATTATATTGCAACTGAACAAGAGTCGCAATTATTAAGTCTACCTGCAGAACTTATGACAAATATTGTCAATGAAACTGTAGTACAACAACTCAAAGAAACTATTAATGAGTGGAATGATATATTTCAGGACCCTAAAATTAATTTACAAAATATAGCTCTTGTATCTCTACAATTTAAAGATGTATTGAATGTTGCTTTAAAATTACCATCTTTAAAAAATTACTTAAATCAATTAGTAAAAGATTTAAAATCAAAACGTTTTGACGAGCTCTTTGAAGATTTAAGACATCAATCTATTGAACAATATAAAGGCTTACCTAAAGATAAACTCAATCAAGCTTTAACTAAGATATTAAATAAAGCAGCGATATCTAAAGAAGGTTTCAAAGTAGTAATGCAATTAATATTAGCAGGTGCTAATGTTAATACTACAGATAATAGTGGCAATACAGCTTTAATGGAGGCATCTAAAAAGGATTATAAAGATATAGTTGAGATGTTAATAAAAACAGGCGCTAACGTTAATGCTACAGCTAATGATGGCAATACAGCTTTAATGTGGGCATCTAAAAATGGTTATAAAGATGTATTAGAAATATTAATCAATGCAGGTGCTGATGTTAATGCTAAAACTATATATGGATTTACAGCTTTAATATGGTCATCTAGAAATGGCCATAAAGATATAGTAGAAATGCTAATAAAAGCAGGTGCTAACGTTAATGCTAAAACTATATATGGCAATACAGCTTTAATAGAGGCATCTAAAAATGGTCATAAAGATATAGTAAAAATATTAATAAAAGAATGTTAA
- a CDS encoding ankyrin repeat domain-containing protein, with protein MLIKSDAKNQYGSTALMRASINGHKEVVEMLNNNKRLVSYSCILS; from the coding sequence ATGTTAATAAAATCAGATGCTAAAAATCAATATGGCAGTACAGCTTTAATGCGGGCATCTATAAATGGTCATAAAGAAGTAGTAGAAATGTTAAATAATAACAAAAGGTTGGTTTCTTATTCTTGTATATTATCGTAG
- a CDS encoding ankyrin repeat domain-containing protein, producing the protein MNKIKHVYIILLSILFMNNIISMENQDYIASEQETQLLSLPAELMTAIINETVIQQVKETINEWNDIFQQPKKINLQDTALASQQFKDVLNVALKSPSLKNYINDLKSKHFDELFEDLKHQSIEEYRDLSTEDLNKNLFNILNKETISKEDFKVAVKLILAGADVDTKNNEDNTALMLASIYGYKEIVEILIKAGADVNTKNYYGYTALIESSSNGHKEIVEMLIKAGTNVDAKNNDGYTALMWASKNGYKEIVELLIKAGADVDAKSKYCGYTALMLASEKGHKEIVEILLQAGTNVDTKNNEDDTALIFASIYGYKEIVEILIKAGTNIEAKNNDGYTALMWASKEGHKDIVEILQSLEN; encoded by the coding sequence ATGAATAAAATAAAACATGTATATATAATATTGTTATCTATTCTATTTATGAATAATATAATCTCCATGGAAAATCAAGATTATATTGCAAGTGAACAAGAGACTCAATTATTAAGTCTACCTGCAGAACTTATGACAGCTATTATCAATGAAACTGTAATACAACAAGTTAAAGAAACTATTAATGAGTGGAATGATATCTTTCAACAACCAAAGAAAATCAATTTACAAGACACAGCTCTTGCATCTCAACAATTTAAAGATGTGTTGAATGTTGCTTTAAAATCACCATCTTTAAAAAATTACATAAATGATTTAAAATCAAAACATTTTGATGAACTCTTTGAAGATTTAAAACATCAATCTATTGAAGAATATAGAGATTTATCAACTGAAGATCTTAATAAAAATTTATTTAATATATTAAATAAAGAAACAATATCTAAAGAAGATTTCAAAGTAGCAGTTAAATTAATACTTGCAGGTGCTGATGTTGATACTAAAAACAATGAAGACAATACAGCTTTAATGTTGGCATCTATTTATGGTTATAAAGAAATAGTAGAGATATTAATAAAAGCAGGTGCTGATGTTAATACTAAAAATTACTACGGCTATACAGCTTTAATAGAGTCGTCTAGCAATGGTCATAAAGAGATAGTAGAAATGTTAATAAAAGCAGGTACCAATGTTGATGCTAAAAACAATGATGGCTATACAGCTTTAATGTGGGCATCTAAAAATGGTTATAAAGAGATAGTTGAGTTGTTAATCAAAGCAGGTGCTGATGTTGATGCTAAAAGTAAATATTGCGGCTATACAGCTTTAATGCTTGCATCTGAAAAAGGACATAAAGAAATAGTAGAAATATTACTCCAAGCAGGTACCAATGTTGATACTAAAAACAATGAGGACGATACAGCTTTAATATTCGCATCTATTTATGGTTATAAAGAAATAGTAGAGATATTAATAAAAGCAGGTACCAATATTGAGGCTAAAAACAATGATGGCTATACAGCTTTAATGTGGGCATCTAAAGAAGGTCATAAAGATATAGTAGAAATACTACAATCTTTAGAAAATTAA
- a CDS encoding ankyrin repeat domain-containing protein, protein MKKILIILKTLCLINIFNGNVIECNLNLNGNNFLELPMEIKLKIIKSKIEDIIKHNHLFHPLNGINEFLREMSLTSKDLNVIITQDKVRLKQEASEYAKEWFANEESKLTQKQLDEKLKNILEDNYNQEKEKEAAKLIIAGANPNMIINVKILEKLTRIPLLIFIAQTGKFVNLINVLLDFKANINIKDINGKTPLRLAIAMNKEDIAKLLINRGADVNATDIFQESIIQAALSRNNYNIIKLLIDKGADVFVKDRYNKTTLMLAAIHGNENIARILIENGVDINAKDKWGKTARSLALDYKNMNIVKLIDSVAKLNKKNSKI, encoded by the coding sequence ATGAAAAAAATACTTATTATATTAAAAACATTATGTTTAATCAATATATTTAATGGTAATGTAATAGAATGCAATCTAAATCTTAATGGTAATAACTTCTTAGAATTGCCTATGGAAATTAAACTTAAGATTATAAAATCCAAAATAGAAGATATTATAAAACATAATCATTTATTCCATCCATTAAATGGTATAAATGAATTCTTAAGGGAAATGTCATTAACTAGTAAGGATCTAAACGTCATAATTACACAAGATAAAGTAAGGTTGAAGCAAGAGGCCAGTGAATATGCAAAGGAATGGTTTGCTAATGAAGAATCAAAATTGACGCAAAAGCAACTTGATGAAAAATTAAAAAACATACTTGAGGATAATTATAATCAAGAAAAAGAAAAAGAAGCTGCTAAATTGATAATAGCAGGAGCTAATCCTAACATGATTATTAACGTCAAAATATTAGAAAAACTTACACGTATACCACTACTGATCTTTATAGCACAAACGGGAAAATTTGTTAATTTAATTAATGTATTATTAGATTTTAAAGCTAATATTAATATTAAAGATATTAATGGAAAAACTCCCTTAAGACTTGCAATAGCTATGAACAAAGAGGATATTGCAAAATTGCTTATCAATAGAGGAGCAGATGTTAATGCTACAGATATATTCCAAGAAAGTATAATACAAGCTGCTTTATCACGTAATAACTATAATATAATAAAGTTGCTTATTGACAAAGGAGCAGATGTTTTTGTTAAAGATCGATATAATAAAACTACACTTATGTTAGCAGCTATACATGGCAATGAAAATATAGCAAGAATTTTGATTGAAAACGGAGTTGATATTAATGCTAAAGATAAATGGGGAAAAACAGCAAGATCTCTTGCATTAGATTATAAAAATATGAATATAGTTAAATTGATCGATTCAGTCGCAAAACTTAATAAGAAAAACTCTAAAATTTAA
- a CDS encoding ankyrin repeat domain-containing protein: MNKKVISLLISISLNIYSQSELEQKPNKETLLINTLPPELKLHIAEKFLQSIVKENVVFNPFRGVKEGFKSLISIDKGFFNLRDEIKNDINKFIRKYFASDFINLSKEELNNKLKNILEGDYSELKEREAAKLIIAGADPNIMINFKNKTIPAFVKLLKEPSWNQLPYLLLDFKVDLDYQDKENNNILMLAIKNNKNVAEELIKIHINNINEINYDQKSALMIAIEKNNESIVDLLLTQKAQVNIIDLRMETPLIKAIEVGNRHMVESLISHGADINTAGKWGRTPLMYAILKGNLDIIKSLIRHKAEINAKDQFGDTVWSLNSNTRDPRTRRRILELLKDIDNRSTCLVS, translated from the coding sequence ATGAATAAGAAAGTTATATCCTTGTTAATAAGTATATCTTTAAATATTTATTCGCAATCTGAATTAGAACAAAAGCCGAATAAAGAGACCCTGCTTATTAATACTTTACCTCCTGAGTTAAAGCTACATATAGCTGAAAAATTTTTGCAATCTATTGTTAAAGAGAATGTAGTTTTTAATCCATTTCGTGGTGTTAAAGAGGGATTTAAAAGTTTAATATCAATAGATAAAGGATTTTTTAATTTAAGAGATGAAATAAAAAATGATATAAACAAATTTATTAGAAAATATTTTGCCTCAGATTTTATCAATTTATCTAAAGAAGAGCTGAATAATAAGCTTAAGAATATTTTAGAAGGAGATTATAGTGAATTAAAAGAGAGAGAGGCGGCTAAATTAATAATAGCAGGTGCTGATCCTAACATAATGATAAACTTTAAAAATAAAACTATACCAGCTTTTGTTAAACTGTTAAAAGAGCCTTCATGGAATCAACTTCCTTATTTATTATTAGACTTTAAAGTTGATCTTGATTACCAAGATAAGGAAAATAATAATATTTTAATGCTTGCCATTAAAAATAATAAAAATGTAGCAGAAGAACTAATAAAAATTCATATTAATAATATAAATGAAATAAATTATGATCAAAAGTCTGCTTTAATGATTGCTATAGAAAAAAATAATGAATCAATAGTTGACCTATTGTTAACTCAAAAAGCACAAGTCAATATTATAGATTTAAGGATGGAAACTCCTTTAATTAAAGCAATAGAAGTAGGCAATAGGCACATGGTAGAATCTCTTATCAGTCATGGTGCTGATATTAATACTGCCGGCAAATGGGGAAGAACGCCTTTAATGTATGCTATTTTAAAAGGTAATTTAGACATAATAAAATCACTTATAAGACATAAAGCAGAGATAAACGCCAAAGATCAATTTGGAGATACTGTATGGTCTTTAAATTCAAATACAAGAGATCCTAGAACGAGAAGGAGAATATTAGAACTCCTTAAAGATATAGATAATAGAAGTACTTGTTTAGTATCTTAA
- a CDS encoding ankyrin repeat domain-containing protein produces MNKMKHVYIILLSILFMNNNIVSMENQDYMEIEQDSQLLSLPAELMTAIINETVIQPVKETINKWNNIFQEPEKINLQSIALVSQQFKNVLNAALKSPSLKNYLNQLVKDLKLKRFDELFENLKHQSIEQYKGLSTEDLNKNLFNILKERETSKEDFKVAVKLILAGADGNTKNDYCYTALMIASKKGYKEIVQILIKSDADLDTRDGAGLTVLILASIGGHKDIVKILLQAGADVNAKDNNGYTALMFGSGNGHKEIVELLIKTGANVNAKTTYGNTALMLASEKGRKEIVEILFQAGADINAKTAYGFTALMMASIEGRKEIVEILLQAGADLNAKNNNGETALMITSKKGHKEIVEMLIKAGSK; encoded by the coding sequence ATGAATAAAATGAAACATGTATATATAATATTATTATCAATTCTATTTATGAATAATAATATTGTCTCAATGGAAAATCAAGATTATATGGAAATTGAACAAGATTCTCAATTATTAAGTCTACCTGCAGAACTTATGACAGCCATTATCAATGAAACTGTAATACAACCAGTCAAAGAGACTATTAATAAGTGGAATAATATATTTCAAGAACCAGAGAAAATTAATTTACAAAGTATAGCTCTTGTGTCTCAACAATTTAAAAATGTATTGAATGCTGCTTTAAAATCACCATCTTTAAAAAATTACTTAAATCAATTAGTAAAAGATTTAAAATTAAAACGTTTCGATGAACTCTTTGAAAATTTAAAACATCAATCTATAGAACAATATAAAGGTTTATCAACTGAAGACCTTAATAAAAATTTATTTAATATATTAAAAGAACGAGAAACATCTAAAGAAGATTTCAAAGTAGCAGTTAAATTAATATTAGCAGGCGCTGATGGTAATACTAAAAATGACTATTGCTATACAGCTTTAATGATAGCATCTAAAAAAGGTTATAAAGAGATAGTTCAAATATTAATAAAATCAGACGCTGATCTTGATACTAGGGATGGTGCGGGATTGACAGTTTTAATATTGGCATCTATAGGAGGTCATAAAGATATAGTAAAAATATTACTTCAAGCAGGCGCTGATGTTAATGCTAAAGATAACAATGGTTATACAGCTTTAATGTTCGGATCTGGAAATGGTCATAAAGAAATAGTTGAGTTGTTAATAAAAACGGGCGCTAACGTTAATGCTAAAACTACATATGGTAATACAGCTTTAATGTTGGCATCTGAAAAAGGACGTAAAGAAATAGTTGAAATATTATTCCAAGCAGGTGCTGATATTAATGCTAAAACTGCATATGGATTTACAGCTTTAATGATGGCATCTATAGAAGGACGTAAAGAAATAGTTGAAATATTACTCCAAGCAGGCGCCGATCTTAATGCTAAAAATAACAATGGTGAAACAGCTTTAATGATAACATCTAAAAAAGGTCATAAAGAAATAGTTGAGATGTTAATAAAAGCAGGATCTAAATAA